Proteins encoded in a region of the Chryseobacterium piperi genome:
- a CDS encoding TrmH family RNA methyltransferase: MLIESFQNDKIKHVTKLLSDNRFRKKSNVFVVEGQQENERALKFDFEPVEFFICENIFKGNIPQGRIHYVSEKIYEKIAYRGSSEGIIGIYKTKESDLSSFKAKENSTIIIVESIEKPGNLGAILRSCEAFGIDALIITDVRADFYNPNVIRSSVGCLFGMKVFQAENKETLDFLSQNQFNIYTTIMDESSEDLYKRDFTNKSAILFGTEHSGLSEFWSGKGQNTLIPMTGSIDSLNLSNAVAITCYESLRQKKLK, encoded by the coding sequence ATGCTAATAGAAAGTTTCCAAAACGATAAAATTAAACACGTTACCAAACTCCTTTCTGACAACCGGTTTCGAAAAAAATCTAATGTTTTTGTAGTCGAAGGTCAACAGGAGAATGAAAGAGCGCTGAAATTTGATTTCGAACCTGTAGAATTTTTCATTTGTGAGAATATTTTCAAAGGAAATATTCCCCAGGGAAGAATTCATTATGTGAGCGAAAAGATCTATGAGAAAATTGCTTACCGTGGAAGCAGTGAGGGAATTATTGGAATTTACAAAACCAAAGAATCTGATCTTTCTTCTTTCAAAGCTAAAGAAAACTCCACTATCATTATTGTAGAAAGCATTGAGAAACCTGGTAATTTAGGCGCAATTCTGAGAAGCTGTGAGGCATTTGGAATAGACGCTTTAATTATTACGGATGTAAGAGCCGACTTTTATAACCCTAATGTGATAAGGTCAAGCGTTGGCTGTCTTTTCGGGATGAAGGTATTTCAGGCTGAAAATAAGGAAACACTGGATTTCCTGAGCCAAAATCAGTTCAACATCTATACAACAATAATGGATGAAAGTTCCGAAGACCTTTATAAAAGAGATTTCACAAATAAGTCAGCGATCCTTTTTGGAACTGAGCATTCGGGCTTAAGTGAATTCTGGAGTGGTAAAGGGCAAAATACGTTAATTCCTATGACTGGAAGTATTGATTCTCTAAACCTGAGTAATGCTGTAGCGATTACTTGCTATGAATCTTTGAGACAAAAAAAGCTTAAATAG
- a CDS encoding 5-formyltetrahydrofolate cyclo-ligase, translating to MQKRKALSTDEAFFLSERIFENLIKYFKPSIGQKIHIFLPIEKFKEIDTRTFVQYCLEQGIRIFVPKVVGERLISVEIFPDTKFETSSWGISEPVSNQDSGEQDFNFVITPVLYCDPMGNRVGYGKGFYDGFFQSLPLVTKKIGVNYFSPDELIDDTWENDIALDYLVTPAEVLSFFTGEGV from the coding sequence ATGCAAAAAAGAAAAGCCTTGTCGACTGATGAGGCTTTCTTCTTATCTGAAAGAATTTTCGAAAATTTGATTAAATACTTTAAGCCTTCAATAGGTCAGAAAATTCATATTTTTCTTCCTATTGAAAAGTTTAAGGAGATTGATACCCGTACATTTGTTCAGTACTGTCTGGAACAAGGTATCCGTATTTTTGTTCCGAAAGTGGTCGGGGAGAGGCTTATTTCTGTTGAAATATTTCCGGATACAAAGTTTGAGACCAGTTCCTGGGGAATTTCAGAGCCTGTTTCTAATCAGGACTCCGGAGAGCAAGATTTTAATTTTGTGATAACTCCCGTATTATATTGTGATCCCATGGGTAATAGAGTAGGATATGGTAAAGGATTCTATGACGGTTTTTTTCAAAGTCTTCCTTTGGTCACAAAAAAAATCGGAGTGAATTACTTCAGCCCCGATGAGTTGATTGACGATACCTGGGAAAATGATATCGCTTTAGATTATTTAGTAACTCCTGCAGAAGTACTGTCTTTTTTTACAGGTGAAGGTGTATAA
- the trhO gene encoding oxygen-dependent tRNA uridine(34) hydroxylase TrhO codes for MQLYNTLSAEERAQLIDEAGKERLTLSFYAYAKIEDPKKFRDELFIAWNALDALGRIYVAHEGINAQMSVPADNFEAFRTTLEDYEFMRGIRLNVAVEQDNHSFLKLTIKVRHKIVADGLNDESFDVTNKGIHLKAQEFNNLLEDPNTIVVDFRNHYESEVGHFEGAITPDVENFRESLPIINEQLQDFKEDKNLLMYCTGGIRCEKASAYFKHQGFKNVYQLEGGIIEYTRQIKEEGIKSKFIGKNFVFDHRLGERITDDIISQCHQCGKPCDNHTNCSNDACHLLFIQCDECKATMENCCSTECLETIHLPWDEQIKLRKGLQVGNKVFRKGKSDALKFKNSGDLPAKPLAKAETKNIRQKITVKKVLLGKAEHYYTKSKIAQFLIENKELSVGDKVLISGPTTGEQEVAITEIFVNGAPSEKARKGDQITFELPFRVRLSDKLYKVLQAENA; via the coding sequence ATGCAACTGTATAACACCTTAAGCGCAGAAGAAAGAGCTCAACTTATTGATGAAGCTGGTAAGGAACGCCTTACGTTGTCTTTCTATGCGTATGCCAAAATTGAAGATCCCAAAAAATTTCGCGACGAATTATTTATTGCCTGGAATGCACTTGATGCCTTAGGCCGTATTTATGTTGCACATGAAGGAATCAATGCTCAGATGAGTGTTCCTGCGGACAATTTTGAAGCTTTTCGTACTACCCTGGAAGACTACGAGTTTATGAGAGGAATTCGTTTGAATGTTGCGGTTGAGCAAGACAATCACTCCTTTTTAAAATTGACTATCAAAGTCAGACATAAGATTGTTGCAGATGGTTTAAATGATGAGTCTTTTGATGTGACGAATAAAGGAATTCACTTAAAAGCTCAGGAATTTAATAATTTATTGGAAGATCCTAATACGATTGTTGTCGATTTTAGAAATCACTACGAAAGTGAGGTTGGTCATTTTGAAGGAGCTATTACTCCTGATGTAGAAAATTTTAGAGAAAGCTTACCGATTATCAACGAACAATTACAGGATTTTAAGGAAGATAAGAACCTTTTAATGTACTGTACAGGAGGAATCCGTTGTGAAAAAGCCAGTGCTTACTTCAAACATCAGGGTTTTAAAAATGTTTATCAGTTAGAAGGCGGAATTATTGAATATACCCGTCAAATAAAAGAAGAAGGGATAAAGAGTAAATTTATTGGTAAAAACTTTGTGTTCGATCACCGATTAGGGGAGCGGATTACCGATGATATCATATCACAATGCCATCAGTGTGGTAAACCATGTGATAATCATACCAATTGTTCTAATGATGCCTGCCATTTGTTATTTATTCAATGTGATGAATGTAAGGCCACGATGGAGAACTGTTGTTCTACTGAGTGTTTAGAAACAATACATTTACCTTGGGATGAGCAAATAAAATTAAGAAAAGGATTACAGGTTGGAAATAAGGTTTTTAGAAAAGGAAAATCTGATGCTTTGAAATTTAAAAATTCAGGTGATTTACCAGCTAAACCCTTAGCAAAAGCTGAAACAAAGAATATTCGTCAAAAAATAACAGTTAAAAAAGTATTGCTTGGAAAAGCAGAGCATTATTATACCAAATCAAAAATTGCCCAGTTCTTAATTGAAAACAAAGAACTTTCAGTAGGAGATAAAGTGTTGATTTCAGGACCTACAACAGGTGAGCAAGAGGTGGCAATTACTGAAATCTTTGTAAATGGAGCACCTAGTGAAAAGGCCAGAAAAGGAGATCAAATTACTTTTGAGCTTCCGTTCAGAGTACGTTTGTCAGACAAATTATATAAAGTTCTTCAGGCTGAAAACGCGTAA
- a CDS encoding Do family serine endopeptidase: MKSTLKKLLPFAVVGVISGATTVGTIQYFGHTSNNGDQSYFTSAAKTSFVGMNTASTGDDFVKAAKTTVPAVVTIKNYQTRTSSRASEQDLFDFFFGDPFGGRGGQQRQKQQPPENMPSGMGSGVIISPDGYIISNNHVVAGANKLEVVLSNKKSYIATLIGTDPNTDISLLKIEEKGLPYLNFANSDNIEVGQWVLAVGNPLGLNSTVTAGIISAKGRGIGILGSQGKASNPIESFIQTDAAINPGNSGGALVNANGDLIGINSAIQSTTGYYQGYGFAIPSNLARKIIEDIKKFGIVQRGFLGVASLDLSDDQQVAMYNRQKKANIKVGSGVYVTEVTDNSGAENAGIKNGDIITKIDGTSITDFADLSMAVGSKRPGDKVQVTYLRNGKENTTTVTLKDQKGGTSTRTKADLSVTEKIGADFEPLSDSFKTSYGLNSGVIAKNVSEGSEMAKIGVVDNYIIIEINGKPVNSQKDVEKILDKYQGNVQVKFVDEYGRIYTKGFKMP, from the coding sequence ATGAAGAGTACTTTAAAAAAACTATTACCATTTGCTGTAGTAGGAGTTATTTCAGGAGCTACTACCGTTGGCACAATACAATACTTTGGTCATACCTCTAACAATGGGGACCAATCTTATTTTACTTCTGCAGCCAAAACTTCATTCGTAGGAATGAATACGGCTTCTACAGGAGATGATTTTGTCAAAGCTGCGAAAACAACGGTTCCTGCAGTAGTTACGATCAAAAACTACCAGACCAGAACATCAAGCAGAGCTTCAGAGCAGGATTTGTTTGACTTTTTCTTCGGAGATCCTTTCGGGGGCAGAGGAGGCCAACAAAGGCAAAAACAGCAACCTCCTGAAAACATGCCTTCAGGAATGGGATCGGGAGTGATCATTTCTCCGGATGGATATATTATTTCCAATAACCATGTGGTAGCTGGTGCTAATAAACTGGAAGTAGTCTTAAGCAATAAAAAATCATATATCGCTACATTGATAGGAACAGATCCAAATACCGACATTTCCTTATTAAAAATAGAGGAAAAAGGATTGCCTTATCTGAACTTTGCCAATTCAGACAATATTGAAGTAGGTCAATGGGTACTTGCAGTCGGAAATCCGCTTGGACTGAACTCAACGGTAACAGCAGGTATCATTTCTGCTAAAGGAAGAGGAATTGGCATTCTAGGATCTCAAGGAAAAGCAAGCAATCCAATTGAAAGCTTTATCCAAACAGATGCTGCCATTAACCCTGGAAATTCAGGAGGAGCATTAGTGAATGCTAATGGAGATTTGATCGGTATCAACTCAGCAATTCAATCTACTACAGGTTATTATCAGGGATATGGATTTGCCATTCCGTCTAACCTGGCAAGAAAAATCATTGAAGACATTAAGAAGTTTGGAATTGTACAAAGAGGATTTCTAGGAGTAGCTTCTTTAGACCTTTCGGACGACCAACAGGTTGCTATGTACAACAGACAGAAGAAAGCCAATATTAAAGTAGGTTCCGGAGTTTATGTTACGGAAGTTACAGACAATAGTGGTGCAGAAAATGCAGGAATTAAAAACGGTGACATCATTACTAAAATTGATGGAACATCTATTACTGATTTTGCCGACTTATCTATGGCTGTAGGAAGCAAACGCCCTGGTGATAAAGTTCAGGTTACTTATCTAAGAAATGGTAAGGAAAACACAACAACTGTTACTTTAAAAGATCAGAAGGGAGGCACTTCAACAAGAACAAAAGCTGATCTGAGTGTCACTGAAAAAATCGGAGCTGATTTCGAACCATTGAGCGATTCATTCAAAACAAGCTATGGATTAAATAGCGGTGTTATTGCAAAAAATGTTTCAGAAGGAAGTGAAATGGCTAAGATCGGAGTAGTAGACAACTATATCATTATAGAAATAAATGGTAAGCCGGTCAACTCCCAAAAAGACGTAGAGAAAATTTTAGACAAGTACCAAGGAAATGTACAAGTGAAATTTGTAGATGAATACGGAAGAATTTATACAAAAGGATTTAAAATGCCTTAG
- a CDS encoding Rid family detoxifying hydrolase, whose amino-acid sequence MKQIINTVNAPAAIGPYAQANLANGVLYISGQIPVDPATGKLVEGIEKETHQVMKNLEAILTEAGMTFKNVVKASIFLKSMDDFAVMNDIYASYLSAESYPARETVQVSCLPKNVDIEISMIAHQD is encoded by the coding sequence ATGAAACAAATAATCAACACAGTTAATGCTCCTGCAGCAATCGGACCTTATGCACAAGCTAATCTCGCAAACGGGGTTTTATACATATCAGGTCAGATTCCTGTAGATCCGGCAACAGGTAAATTGGTAGAGGGAATTGAAAAAGAAACGCATCAGGTGATGAAGAATCTTGAAGCGATCCTTACAGAAGCTGGAATGACTTTTAAAAATGTTGTAAAGGCAAGTATTTTCCTTAAAAGTATGGATGATTTTGCTGTTATGAATGATATTTACGCATCATATCTGAGTGCTGAGAGCTATCCTGCTCGTGAAACGGTACAGGTTTCTTGCCTGCCTAAGAATGTTGATATTGAAATTTCGATGATTGCACACCAGGATTAA
- a CDS encoding putative LPS assembly protein LptD: MAKTVLKNILQILIILIFNNFLAQKTPEKLPKDAVINDTISKKDTIVAKKEALDDILQTKADNIRRDFPKKMIYLNQKAQVKYQDMQIDADYISIDEQKNLIYARGKQDSLGKKFIEPVVTTQAGKKYETDQFNYNYKTRQAIAYNARTEESEGVIIASKTKKYSDSVFAMRNALYTTDEYFLKKKDTLADYHMLASNIKLVKTKEKSQIITGPIQMYIEQVPTPLIMPFAILPFSSKRSAGILIPSFGERQDVGFFLNGIGYYQPIGEHFDVKVLADIYTKGSWNLRPEMNYVKKYRYSGNFAADIGTTIRGIKGLDDYSKNSTYRIAWRHTQDAKANPFLTFSASVDIVSNRFYNNTINNNYIFNQNVLNTQQNSTVTVTKRFLKLPATITGTASYSQNFATGLSDLRLPQMNVAINQFYLFKSKTGVRQGLLENITVNTALNLTNFVNTNEGELFTKAMWDKLQTGLTNNIALATNTTVAKYFTFSLGTTINNALTTKTLTRFYDPLSNNPNKIVDQVNKKVAGYSTFSSTASLQTTLYGMLNFKKGSTVEAIRHMMMPSLSFTYSPDFGGSNFGYYRNYYDANGALTPYSIFEKGIVGSPPSGMQGSLGFNIGNNIEMKVKSKKDSTGVKKIKIFESLSLNGSYNFAAPSHPWSIFTINGQSSFFENKLSVNTSLSLDPYKILFVPGSDTGIRTEQFGGFSVQGFNIQLSYPLSSEIFGEKTDYGKKYQSKGEIRNENYYFDDDNYAHFDQAWTLNVNANYAYSKSLSRFGNKIASLGLDGSIKLTPYWNINGSTHYDMVTKQLAYTRIGFSRDQRSFTINFNWVPFGQYKVYDFFIGIKANILSDALKYKDRSFTQPNAPF; this comes from the coding sequence TTGGCCAAAACCGTCCTCAAAAATATATTACAAATTTTAATTATCCTAATTTTTAACAATTTTTTAGCACAGAAAACTCCTGAAAAATTGCCTAAAGATGCGGTAATTAATGATACTATTTCCAAAAAGGATACCATTGTTGCAAAGAAAGAGGCATTAGATGATATTCTTCAAACAAAGGCAGATAATATCCGTAGAGATTTCCCGAAAAAAATGATCTATCTGAACCAAAAGGCTCAGGTGAAGTATCAGGATATGCAGATTGATGCAGATTATATTTCCATTGACGAGCAGAAAAATTTAATTTATGCACGGGGAAAGCAAGACTCCTTGGGTAAAAAATTTATTGAACCGGTGGTGACGACGCAGGCCGGTAAAAAATATGAAACCGATCAGTTTAATTATAATTATAAAACAAGACAGGCTATTGCCTATAATGCCAGAACTGAGGAAAGTGAAGGGGTAATTATTGCCAGCAAAACGAAGAAATATAGCGACTCCGTTTTCGCGATGAGAAATGCCCTGTATACAACAGATGAGTATTTTCTTAAGAAAAAGGACACCCTTGCAGATTACCATATGCTAGCTTCCAATATCAAATTGGTAAAGACTAAAGAAAAATCTCAGATCATTACCGGACCTATTCAAATGTATATTGAGCAGGTGCCAACACCTCTTATTATGCCGTTTGCCATTCTTCCTTTTTCAAGTAAAAGATCAGCAGGTATTCTGATCCCCAGCTTCGGGGAAAGACAAGATGTAGGATTCTTTCTAAATGGAATAGGATACTATCAGCCGATAGGAGAACACTTTGATGTGAAGGTACTTGCAGATATTTATACTAAAGGAAGCTGGAACTTAAGACCTGAAATGAATTATGTTAAAAAGTATCGTTATTCCGGGAATTTTGCCGCAGATATCGGAACTACTATAAGGGGAATTAAAGGACTGGACGACTACTCTAAAAACAGTACTTACAGAATTGCATGGAGGCATACACAAGATGCAAAGGCAAATCCGTTCCTTACTTTCTCGGCTTCCGTAGATATTGTAAGCAACAGATTCTATAATAATACGATCAATAACAATTATATATTTAATCAGAATGTATTAAACACTCAGCAGAATTCAACGGTAACTGTTACTAAAAGATTCCTGAAGCTACCTGCTACAATCACAGGAACGGCGTCTTATTCTCAGAATTTTGCTACGGGGTTATCTGATCTTCGTCTTCCTCAGATGAACGTTGCCATTAATCAGTTTTATCTGTTTAAATCGAAAACGGGAGTAAGACAGGGCTTGTTGGAAAATATTACGGTAAATACGGCGTTGAACTTGACGAACTTTGTGAATACCAACGAAGGAGAGCTTTTTACAAAAGCCATGTGGGATAAGCTTCAAACAGGTTTGACAAATAATATTGCACTAGCTACCAATACTACAGTTGCTAAATATTTCACATTCAGTTTGGGAACGACAATAAATAATGCACTAACTACAAAAACTCTGACTCGATTTTACGACCCTTTGAGCAATAACCCCAATAAAATTGTAGATCAGGTAAATAAAAAGGTAGCAGGATATTCGACGTTTTCAAGTACTGCTAGCTTGCAGACTACGCTTTATGGAATGCTTAATTTCAAAAAAGGATCTACCGTAGAAGCGATCAGGCATATGATGATGCCAAGTCTTTCATTTACATATTCACCAGACTTTGGAGGTTCTAACTTTGGCTATTATAGAAACTATTATGATGCCAATGGAGCTTTAACACCTTACTCTATTTTTGAAAAAGGAATTGTTGGTTCACCTCCAAGCGGAATGCAAGGGTCTTTAGGATTTAATATTGGAAACAATATTGAAATGAAAGTAAAATCCAAGAAGGATTCTACAGGAGTTAAAAAAATTAAGATATTTGAATCTTTAAGTCTTAATGGAAGCTATAATTTTGCAGCTCCAAGTCATCCATGGTCAATCTTTACCATTAATGGTCAATCGTCATTCTTCGAGAATAAGCTGAGCGTAAATACGAGCTTATCACTTGATCCATATAAAATTCTTTTTGTTCCCGGATCTGATACTGGTATCAGAACTGAGCAGTTTGGAGGTTTTAGTGTACAGGGATTCAATATCCAGCTATCGTATCCTTTAAGCAGTGAAATTTTTGGAGAAAAAACAGATTACGGAAAAAAATATCAGTCTAAAGGAGAGATCAGAAATGAAAATTATTATTTTGATGATGATAATTATGCTCATTTTGATCAGGCATGGACATTAAATGTTAATGCGAATTATGCTTATTCAAAAAGTTTATCACGTTTTGGTAATAAAATTGCATCTTTGGGATTAGACGGAAGTATTAAACTTACTCCGTACTGGAATATCAATGGGAGTACCCATTATGATATGGTAACTAAACAATTGGCATATACGAGAATTGGTTTTTCAAGAGATCAGCGAAGTTTTACTATTAATTTTAACTGGGTACCTTTTGGACAATACAAGGTATATGACTTTTTTATAGGGATAAAAGCTAATATTTTAAGTGATGCACTGAAGTATAAAGACAGAAGTTTTACCCAGCCTAATGCACCTTTCTAA
- a CDS encoding N-acetylmuramoyl-L-alanine amidase family protein, whose protein sequence is MYKQKFKIILSFLLILLGNFILSQKKFTIVLDAGHGGSDSGAKRTYSDIGLLAEKDVTLSVVLKLGRMLEKNKDYKVIYTRKFDEYPSLSDRTNLANRSKADLFVSVHCNSAQRSTAYGTETYVQGPDQNNTNLEVAKRENDVIFLDEKDRQTFGSYDANSPESLIALKLQQSKYLESSLLLGGLVEDNFVNKDKRFSRGVFQKNLHVLRMNAMPSVLIETGFINHAEESHYLASDRGQGEIAESIYQAIIDYKKAIDRRSGGASIIAKKPEPEKPTEVALKNDFRILLMSSPTKYNDGDPALKGLNYILPIKENGLYKYYYGVANMASVRDINLRTAKDAGFKNAFAVGFMPNQKLSTGYYTIELYTGDKLNGNSFILQTLKDVDRNKENGVFYYTHGKVYTLEDAVKLQKSIEAKGIKNTTIQKVYR, encoded by the coding sequence ATGTACAAACAAAAATTTAAAATAATTTTATCATTTCTTCTCATCCTTTTGGGTAATTTTATTCTTTCACAAAAAAAATTTACTATCGTTTTAGATGCTGGACATGGGGGAAGTGATTCAGGAGCCAAGAGGACTTATAGTGATATTGGTCTTCTCGCAGAAAAAGACGTAACCCTCTCGGTTGTGTTAAAATTAGGAAGAATGCTCGAAAAAAATAAAGACTATAAAGTAATTTATACCCGAAAATTTGACGAATACCCATCTCTTTCAGATAGAACCAATCTTGCCAACAGGAGCAAAGCGGATCTTTTTGTTTCTGTACACTGTAATTCTGCACAAAGATCTACAGCCTACGGAACTGAGACCTATGTGCAGGGACCTGATCAGAATAACACCAATCTTGAGGTTGCAAAAAGGGAAAATGATGTAATTTTTCTGGACGAAAAAGATAGACAAACTTTTGGTTCTTACGATGCCAACTCACCGGAATCTCTGATCGCCTTAAAATTGCAGCAAAGCAAATACCTGGAATCAAGTCTTTTATTAGGAGGCTTGGTAGAAGACAATTTTGTGAATAAAGACAAAAGATTCTCTAGAGGGGTTTTCCAAAAAAACTTACACGTTCTTCGTATGAATGCTATGCCCTCGGTTCTTATCGAAACCGGATTCATCAACCATGCAGAGGAAAGTCATTATCTGGCTTCTGACAGAGGACAGGGTGAAATTGCGGAAAGTATCTATCAGGCTATTATCGACTATAAGAAAGCGATCGACCGAAGATCTGGAGGGGCATCCATAATAGCTAAAAAACCTGAACCTGAAAAACCAACAGAAGTTGCCTTAAAGAATGATTTCAGAATTCTCTTAATGAGCTCTCCTACTAAATACAATGATGGAGATCCTGCTTTAAAAGGATTGAATTATATCCTACCAATCAAAGAAAACGGACTGTACAAATACTACTACGGAGTTGCGAATATGGCATCTGTAAGAGACATCAATCTTCGAACGGCTAAAGATGCAGGATTCAAAAATGCATTCGCCGTAGGATTCATGCCTAATCAAAAATTAAGTACCGGATATTATACCATAGAGTTGTATACCGGTGATAAATTGAATGGTAATTCTTTCATCCTTCAAACCCTGAAAGATGTAGATAGGAACAAAGAAAATGGAGTTTTCTATTATACTCATGGAAAAGTATACACTTTGGAAGATGCTGTAAAACTTCAGAAAAGCATTGAAGCTAAAGGCATTAAGAATACCACCATCCAAAAAGTTTACAGATAG
- the rpsT gene encoding 30S ribosomal protein S20, with protein MANHKSALKRIRQNEVRKVRNRYYHKTARTAMKVLRNEEDKAVAAEQLPKVISLLDRLAKKNIIHKNKAANLKSKLTKHVNKLA; from the coding sequence ATGGCAAATCATAAATCAGCACTAAAAAGAATTAGACAAAACGAAGTTAGAAAAGTTCGTAACAGATACTACCACAAGACTGCTAGAACAGCAATGAAGGTATTGAGAAATGAAGAAGATAAAGCTGTAGCTGCAGAGCAATTGCCAAAGGTTATCTCTTTGTTGGATAGATTAGCTAAGAAAAACATCATCCACAAAAACAAAGCGGCTAACTTAAAAAGCAAATTAACTAAGCACGTTAATAAATTAGCGTAA
- the istA gene encoding IS21 family transposase translates to MIPEQIDHGIPEQIDHQKKVRKRVLNNLAKKYQMANKRIDMLNIKQLLRLYTQGVSKLRISKQLGISRNTAKKYISLFHEHQLTYDELIELSDEDLDDLFETPPTDIRDKANIKKQLESLFPYISKELKRVGVTRYLLWEEYIDKYPSGYQYSRFCHHYREWCKKVNPSMHIEHKAGDKLFVDYTGKKLHIINKETGEQQEVEVFVSILGASGMTFVEATRTQGKEDFLGSLTKTLHYYGGVPAAIVTDNLRTAVKKSHKYEPVITDSLLDFASHYSTTILPTRTYHPKDKALVENAVRIVYTRIFAPLRKDHFFSLEALNKAIENLLEGYNEAPMKRKKYSRADVFREVERHALSPLPAMMYQLKHSARATVHKTSHVYLSKDQHYYSVPFSYIGKKVNIIFSKNTVEIYYDQRRIAFHNRILAKYQYTTVKEHMPSSYQFMTEWNPSRFISWGRSVGEYCEQYIIKILEKKQHPEQSYKTCLGILSLSKKIGNIRLDNACKRALGYEKYSLAMIKSILERGLDNLTDDDAFFEEKKLPKHKNIRGGKYYQ, encoded by the coding sequence TTGATTCCTGAGCAAATTGACCATGGTATTCCTGAGCAAATTGACCACCAAAAAAAAGTCAGAAAACGTGTCTTGAATAACTTAGCCAAAAAATACCAAATGGCTAACAAAAGAATAGACATGTTGAACATTAAACAATTATTACGATTATACACCCAGGGGGTAAGTAAATTGCGGATAAGCAAACAACTGGGTATCTCACGCAATACTGCTAAAAAGTATATCAGCCTGTTCCATGAACACCAGCTTACATATGACGAGCTGATAGAGCTGAGTGATGAAGATTTAGATGATTTATTCGAGACTCCGCCAACCGATATAAGGGATAAGGCCAATATTAAAAAACAACTTGAATCGTTGTTTCCTTACATATCCAAAGAACTAAAACGTGTTGGGGTCACCCGTTATCTGCTATGGGAAGAATACATAGATAAATACCCTTCAGGCTACCAATATTCCCGCTTTTGCCATCATTACCGGGAATGGTGTAAAAAGGTGAACCCTTCCATGCATATTGAACATAAGGCTGGGGATAAACTTTTTGTGGATTATACAGGAAAAAAACTTCACATTATTAATAAAGAAACAGGAGAACAACAGGAAGTTGAGGTCTTCGTATCCATACTTGGAGCCAGTGGCATGACCTTCGTAGAAGCTACAAGAACCCAGGGGAAAGAAGATTTTCTTGGAAGTCTTACCAAAACCCTGCATTATTATGGAGGAGTTCCCGCAGCTATTGTTACCGATAACCTGCGTACAGCCGTAAAAAAGAGCCATAAGTACGAACCTGTCATCACTGATTCTCTTCTGGATTTTGCTTCCCACTATAGCACTACAATACTTCCTACGCGTACCTATCATCCCAAGGATAAGGCTTTGGTTGAAAATGCGGTACGCATTGTGTATACCCGCATTTTTGCTCCATTGCGTAAAGATCACTTCTTTAGCCTGGAAGCATTGAACAAAGCTATAGAAAACCTGCTGGAAGGATATAATGAAGCTCCCATGAAAAGAAAGAAGTATTCCAGGGCTGATGTTTTCCGTGAGGTTGAAAGACATGCATTATCCCCACTACCAGCTATGATGTACCAGCTCAAGCATTCTGCACGTGCTACCGTTCATAAGACCAGCCATGTATATTTAAGTAAAGACCAGCATTATTACAGTGTTCCGTTCAGCTATATTGGTAAAAAAGTAAACATTATTTTTAGTAAAAATACAGTCGAGATTTACTATGACCAGCGCAGAATAGCATTCCATAACAGAATCCTGGCTAAATATCAGTATACGACTGTAAAAGAACATATGCCTTCATCTTATCAGTTTATGACTGAATGGAATCCCTCCCGGTTTATCTCTTGGGGAAGGTCTGTCGGGGAATATTGTGAGCAGTACATCATCAAAATCCTGGAAAAGAAACAGCATCCTGAGCAGTCCTATAAAACCTGCCTGGGAATCCTTTCATTATCAAAAAAGATCGGCAACATAAGACTTGACAATGCCTGTAAAAGAGCGTTGGGATATGAAAAATACAGCCTTGCCATGATTAAAAGTATTCTGGAAAGAGGGCTGGATAATCTAACCGATGACGATGCATTTTTTGAAGAAAAGAAACTGCCTAAACACAAAAACATAAGGGGCGGAAAATACTATCAGTAA